In Chionomys nivalis chromosome 21, mChiNiv1.1, whole genome shotgun sequence, the genomic window TTGGATTCTAGTCAGGAACTGGCCCTGCGGCTCAAACTATATTAAACTCAGGAATAGTTATGATGAGTGGGGCTTTACCTACCTGTAGTATCTTACATGTGTACAGAACCCAAGCAGCTAGAAAGGTCCAAACTGTCTTACCACAGATGTTCCAGAGACCCCTTGCCAAGCTTCTTGTAGCAAGGCAGAGTGCTGGTGTGCTGTGGAGACAGACCTTCTGCcttgtcttttctttcagttATCCCAGCTCTACCCTGAAGAGAACTTAGACAAGCTCATTCCTTGCTTGGCTGGCCCAGATTCCTTCTATATGGAGCGTAACCATGTGGATTTGGAAGCAGGTCTGAGGTAAGTAAGGTTCTTGGCCAGGTGGCTGTGGCTACTCTGGTGTGGGTGTTTCCTTTATCTCCAGGGCTACCTGTTGTAAAGATTTGAAGGACATGGATACCCTTAGGATGAGTTAACGATGAGGTGAAGGAACCAGAAGTTTGTGCTGTATGGGGTTTGCTGTCCTTGTGAGATGATGTGAGCTATCAGCTGTATTGTCTGGTTAACAGCGGAGGCTAtgaccaggctgtggtggtgcatgcctttaatcccagcgctctggaggcagaggcaggtggatctctgtgagttcaaggtcagcctggtctatagagtgagttccagacagccaaggctacacagagaaaccctgtctcagggaagaaGCATCTGAAGCTTATCAGAATGAAAATAGGTCCTGAATCAGCCATACCCCCACACATGGGACATACAGTGCTGAGGCTCACCAGTTCtgtcctgttgttttgttttgagactgaaaATGACAttgaatttgtaatcctcctgcttcttaaGAGCTGGGGTAAAAGGTCTAGTGAGGAATAGAACCAAGGGATTCGTGTGTAAACACTCTACTACCCGAGGCACAGCTATGGCCTCTTGCTGGTTCTCTAGTGTGTCCTCTCAGGGCCCTTGGGACCAGTGTCTTCACATTGTGACTTAGTTCCAGCAGGCTCAGGAGCGCTAGGGTTCCAGTGCTCATGTCACAGACTCTTGTAGAGGTTGATTTGTTCACTGTGAGAGACGAGAGAAGGGACTTGAGGGGAGCTATACAAATTAAAGCAAGGAGAGTATCAGGCTATGGgactagtttgtttgtttttttctctaatgTCTTATTCTCTTGGGTGAAATTTTCAGATTTTTCCCACTGTTaagtttgcatgcatgcatggttgTGGGGGGAGATTTCAGTGCTGACAAACTACCCTGTTACTTCCCAGGTATTTGGCTTCCATACCTTCGCACACACTGAAACATGACCACGTTAGGAAGTTCTTCAGCACTTCATCTCCCCCCCAACAGCTCCAAAGTCCAAGTAAGTTTGtgaaatggttaaaaaaaaattaagttaagccgggcggtggtggtgcacgcctttaatcccagtactggggaggcagagataggcggatctttgtgagttcaaggccagcctggtctacaagagctagttccaggacaggctccgtagctacagcgaaaccctatctcggaaaaaaaaaaatttaagttagaTTATTgtttgtaaatttcttttttttttttttttttttttttgggtttttcgagacagggtttctctgtggttttggagcctgtcctggaactagctcttgtagaccaggctggtctcgaactcacagagatccgcctgcctctgcctcccgagtgctgggattaaaggcgtgcgccaccgtgtTTGTAAATTTCTATGATAacgttttttttctactttgtagGTCCTGGCAACCCCTCCCTTCCTAAAGTAGGTGCCATGATGGGCGTGTCTGGAAGGTGAGTGGTCCTCTCTAGCCATCCTGGTCAGCACTGCCTCCTGTGCGTGTATAAGCAGCTGCTGTCAGAGCTGTCTGCTTGCCCTACGTCTTGGATAATGCCAGGAGAGGAATTGGGTAGAGAGAATCCAGTTTTGGCTTCCTAGTTTCATGATTTTTTCACAGTGCTGAGTAACTTGTTTTAATCATGATCTATTGGTATCATCTCGTTCCTTAGAAGTGACAGATACCAGGTAGCTCAGCTGAATCTCTGGTGCACGTGGACACACAtagcatggacacacacaggagTATCCCTGTGGGCATTGCACTGTGAGGAGGGAAGTCGTGATGGGGGTGGGAGTAGACAGGACACTGATTAGCCCCAAGTATGCCGTGAGCTGAACCCCAGATGCCATAAGGGAATAGGTGCCAGAATGGGATCCCTCTAACTAATCTTCTGGTGCCAGGTGGCAGTCTGTAGAGCAGCGCTTATACTCCACTGTCCCCTTTGTTGCAGGCCGGTGTGTGGAGTGGCTGGGATCCCATCCTCGCAGAGCAGCACCCAGCACCACCTGCAGCACTCGGCCAGTGTATCTGCTTCCCTGCCCCACTGCTCCCACACAGGGGGTGCAGGCTCAGCGCTGGCTTACCGGACCCAAGTGGACAACTCACCTACCATCCTGATGCCCTCTAGTCTGCAGGCTCCTCAGCCCCAGGAGCAAAATGGGATTTTAGACTGGCTTAGGAAGCTACGTTTGCACAAGTATTATCCCGTCTTTAAACAGCTCACCATGGAAAAGGTATGTTGACTACTCAGATACTCAGAGGGCCTCTGGTAGGCTGTGCCCTGTCCTCATTACTAGAGGTGTCAAGAACTTGGGTGATGATCATATAGCTTGGTGTTAGAGGGCACCAGGATTTAACTACCAGGCTGCCTGAAGCCAAAAAGTAGGATTTGTCATAAGCAAATAGTTTTCCTGGATGTTTCAGGTCTTGACAAACCAGGGACTCTGTGACTTGAATTGGCTCCATCCCTCAAGCTGCTGTAGGCCAGTGCTCATTCAGATACCATTTGTTCTTTGAAGCAGCTTCAGTGTAACTCATGCTGTGTGGCCAGCTTATAGAGTCATTGCCTTGGACTCGAGCAAGTGGGGGCTCAGACAACCAAGGCTGCATTTAATAGTCAGACAGGGAGAACAAAAAACaatactgggtggtggtggcacgcgcctttcccagcaattgggaggcagaggcaggcggatctctgtcagctcgaggtcagcctggtgtataagagctagttccaggacaggctctaaagctacagataaatcctgtctcgaaaacaaaacaaaacaaaaacagaaaaacaaaacagacctgGAGTCATGGAAGAGACCTGCTCAGAGAACAAGTTTTCGTGGGCAGTTTTGACTAGGGATGCCTTTTGACATTTTCTAAGTCTCAGTGCCTCTGGCTAAGCCAAATGATGATACCTGCAGAAGGTGTTTGAAATCTGAACTCCCCCTGCTGGGCAAGACTGCTCTGTAACAGCTCCACACATCTCAAACTCCACTGTTAACCTAGAGATGGAGCTTTGGAGACGGGCACACGCAGCACTTGTGCTTGCCATGCTGCTGCTCACAGctcttgaatctttttttttttttaaagtatttgtttatttatttattatgtatacaatattctgtctgtgtgtatgcctgcaggccagaagagggcaccagacctcattacagatggttgtgagccaccatgtggttgctgggaattgaactcaggacctttggaagagcaggcaatgttcttaaccactgagccatctctccagccccacagctcTTGAATCTTAAGGACAAGAGATTTTCTAACATTGATCATAATCAGTTTGAATTTTCTATCAGAATTATGATGAGATGACTGAATCCCACAGCTGGCTGTGTTGCAGTATGCCAGTTGTCCTGGGGTGTCAGGCTTGTGGGTTCCTAGTTACCATTTCATCTGGATAGTGCCTTCTTTTAGATTACTTGGGTCCTCAGCAAGCTTCTGAAGGTGACTTTCCAAAAAGAACGGTCTTACGACAACCATTCTCTGCTTCTGTGTGCAGAGATTGCTGCGCACCAATGAAACCTTCCCCAGAGGACAAGGACAGCCTTCAATTGTAAATGAGGAGTGGCCAAAACTATCCAAGGTGTACATCCCTTGGTAATGACTGGGATGCAGGGACCAGAGGGCTGCGGGGTACCTGTCAGCTGCACTTGTGGTGAGGTGCAGAGGAGAGACCACAACTCCTTAGAGCTTGGGAAATTGTGTTCATGTCTCTAGTCATCTGTTTACTAGCCCTTGATCTGTTGTCCTGCACTCAGAGCCCCCATGATCCTCTCAGTAACTGTCTTTTGTTTCCCCTATGCAAGTTTCTGAGCCTTACTGAAGAAGATCTGAATAAATTTGAGTCCCTCACCATGGGAGCAAAGAAAAAGCTCAAGACTCAGTTGGAGCTGGAAAAGTAAGCGTGAAATTATTTGATGTCTGCTGAATgttggtgacacacatctttaatcccaacacttggaggcagaggacagcgaatctctatgagtttgtgaccaacctggtctacagagctagttccagaacagcaaggactacacagagaaaccttgtcttgaaaatacaaaaataaataaataaaagagaaagaaagaaagaaagaaagaaagaaagaaagaaagaaagaaagaaagaaatcacttaaTGTTTGCTTTTCTGGGTGTGGCCACACTGCAATCCtaactctgagactgaggcaggaagatagggATTTGGGTTTGAGGTAGtctagactacacagtgagactttgtctcaaaacaccaaatcaACAGAGAATAAGTTGTGTTCATCTTAGTTTCTCATGTGCTAAGCAGTGTTAGAACCTGCAGGTTTTAAATGTCAGGATCTGGGTTACTTTATTTCTTACCCCGTCCTCTGGGGATGCCCAGCATCGTAGGTGGAGCTTTAGCTTCTGTGGACCTGCCTGGGAGGTGCATTGGAAACTGGAGTGTTTTGGGAGAGGAGCTGTCTGACTATGCTTGTTATTCACAGGGAGAAGTCAGAGAGACGGTGCCTCAATTCCTCAGCCCCATCCTTGGTCACCAGCAGTGGAGTGGCCCGAGTCACCCCCACCAGCCACGTGGGGCCTGTGCAGCCTGGGCGTAGCAGCCATGCTGCAGGTGTGTGAGGGCCTGTGGTTCAGATATGTGGCATGTGTACAGGTGTGGTATGGTATTCTTCTGGATCAGAATTAGACTTCAGATCACCCTTGTTTCTCATTTAcaggttttaaatgttttacacttAGCTTTCTTTATCCTGACTCTACAGGAAAGTGattcccccccaacacacacacacacacacacacacacacggttactctgtagctttgccTGTCctacaactagctcttgtagaccaggctggccttgaactcccagagatctgccctgcttctgcctcccaccgCTGGGCTCAGGAAAGTGATTATATAGATGGCCTTAGGTGCCAGACACTAGGGCCCAGCCTCAGGTTATTTAGACACTAGGGCCCAGCCTCAGGTTATTTAGACACTAGGGTCCAGCCTCAGGTTATTTAGGCAGCAGTGTTAGACCCTGAACTCTTATGCTGTGAGGGGGAAGCACGATACAAGCCAGAGAGGTAAAAAAGGCCCTTGCCACGCAGGTGCCTGTCATGAACTGTTGCCTGGTACCCTTTCCCAGATCACTATTGTCATTCCTGTCTTCCCATTGGAGACTTGAGAGACTTAGGGACTTGGGTTTTGCCAGACAgtgtggcatacacctttagtcccagcatgtaagaggcagaggcaggcgaatctctgtgagtttgaggccagcctggtctacagagagagttccaggacaggctccaaagaaataaaaacaaaccaaaagtggATTTGGGTTTTCAACCTCTGTTGTCCTCCTCTTCCCCTACTCCCTGTCTGTGGAAGAGGCTGGGGACATATGAGTCAGTGGCTGTGTTGTCCTGCAGGAAGCACTGAGCATTGCTTTTTTCATCAGCAAGATGTAATGGATGCAAAAGCCATGGCAGATTGGTAAGAGACAAACGTCCGTCTTGGACAGTTCAGTCGCCGTAGGGAGCCTTTATGACAGATAGTGTTCATGGCTTCATGGCTTTTCTGTACTCCGAGGACTGGACAGGGCGTCCCACAGTGACTGGACATTGACCTTGCAGTGCACTAGCCTGGGTCAGAAGTGCCCCTTCCTTTGATCTAACAGTATGGCCTTGAGTAGTTGGTGTAGTGTTCAGGATTCTTGGATCTTAATCTGTCCATGATTGGGGACCATGTTTCCTGGTGTTACTGCCGGGTTCTCTTGCCTCTGGGTGAGTGCCACAGAGCTATTGACCTCTACCTGCCTTCTCCACAGAGCTGCGGGTGGAGGTGGAGCCACCGGCTCACCAGCTGCCCCGGGAAGGCAGCTCCTCCGAGTATTCCAGCTCCTCCTCTAGCCCCATGGGTGTGCAGGTGCGAGAGGAGAGTTCAGACAGCGCTGAGGAGAGCGATAGACGTAAGACACCTGTGCAGTGGCCTGTTTGCTGCCCCGCCTTCTGAGCTGCTGGGTGCACACTGTGCTAACAGTTCTCTCTGTCCTCAGGTGTGGACATACATGTTGAGGGCACTGATAAGGAGAAGCCTGTGATGCTGCTGACTCACTTCCCATCCAGCTCTGCCAGACCCACAGCCCAGGTTCTGCCTGTGCAGAATGAGGCTGGCTCCAGCCCTGCAGGTcaccatcccctgcccccacagCTGATGCCTGCAGCTTCACACCTGGCACCTGTCCGCATGCTGAACTCGGTGCACAAGTCGGACAGAGGCAGCACAGACGTGAAACTCCTCTCGTCCTCTGTTCACTCGCTTCTGTCCCTGGAGGAAAGGAACAAGGGGCCTGGCCCTAGAAGTGGCACAAAAGTGGACAAGAGCTTTGGCGGAGCTGTGATGGACACACTTCCCTCAGCGGCACCCCATCCGCCAGTACAGGTCCTCTCGGGCCTTGTAGAGAACAATTCTGTGTCGCCCACAGTCTCCTTTGGTCCCCGGGCCAAAGTTGTGCATGCAGCCACACTGGACAGGGTGCTGAAGACGGCACAGCAGCCAGCCCTGACTGTAGAGACCAGCTCGGCCACCACAGGGACACCAAGCACCGTCTTGCATGTGGCCCGGCCGCCCATCAAGCTGCTGCTGTCCTCCTCCGTCCCTGCTGATGCTGCCATCTCTGGGCAGACTTCTTGCCCCAACAACGGACAGATCAGCGTGCCCCCTGCAATAATCAATCCCCGGACTGCTCTGTATACAGCCAACACCAAAGTTGCCTTCTCTGCAGTGAGCAGTGTGCCTGTGGGCCCACTGCAGGGCAGCTTCTGCGCCAACAGCAACACTGCCTCCCCCAGCAGCCACCCCTCTACGTCTTTTGCAAGCATGGCCACTCTGCCCAGTTGCCCCGCCCCCAGCTCCAGCCCTGCTCTCTCCTCTGTCCCTGAAAGCAGCTTTTACAGTGGTGGTGCTGGCAGCAGCTCCCCAGGAAACATTCCTGCCTCAAGTcagaaccaccaccaccaccaccaccatcagcagccCCCCGCACCCCCACAGCCTGCGCCGCCCCCACCTGGCTGCATTGTGTGCACATCCTGTGGTTGCAGTGGCAGCTGTGGCTCCAGTGGCCTGACTGTCAGCTATGCCAACTACTTCCAGCACCCATTCTCTGGGCCATCCATGTTTACCTTCCCTTTCCTACCCTTCAGTCCCATGTGCAGCAACGGCTATGTCAGTACCCAGCAGTATGGTGGTGGTTCTGCCTTCCCTGTTGTACATGCACCCTACAGCGGCAGTGTGACTCCAGACCCTGTCCTAGGTGGGCAGTCCACTTTTGCGGTGCCACCCATGCAGAACTTCATGGCTGGTACAGCAGGGGTGTACCAAACCCAAGGCTTAGTGGGCAGCACCAATGGCTCCAGTCACAAAAAGAGTGGTAATCTGTCCTGTTACAACTGTGGGGCTACTGGCCACCGTGCTCAGGATTGTAAGCAACCGTCCATGGACTTCAACCGGCAAGGTAATCACTGGGAGGTGCTGTGTCTTCCTTGCTGTGCTGTCGTGGCTCCTGGGAGAGGTACCCATGGCTGCTTGGCTTTTTGAAAACATTGTAAACTTGTTTTTAAAGCCAACTTATTTAAAGAGACCTGAGTTCGGTTCATGTTAGGCCATTCAACTAATTCAGCTGTAATTTCAATTCTAGGGAATCCagagccctctcctggcctctgtaggcacctgaacatatgaacacacacagacacacagacatacacacatacacaccttaaaaacaaaaattatggcCTCAGATCCTTGTTATCTAAATAAAATGAGCTGGATGGAACTTTcagggctgtgagctgccagTGATTGCTGCCACCTCCTGGAAGATATGTGGAAATTAAGGGTGGGGCAGTTAGTTAAGGTTTCCCAGCCAGCACAGCCACCTCTGCTGCTCTTGGGCTCAGGGTTCAGGGCGGGTGTGTGGTGTGCCTTGTGTCCTGCTGACTGgctgcttcttccttccccttgttTTTATCCCCTATAGTGCGTCTTAGTTATTCAAATTTCAATGTCTACTGTATTACAGCAGGCttactattttgttgttgttttattttctgactttgaacttgtgttCCTCTTGTTGTGGACTCCAAAGTGCGGGAATTATTACCATTATTACCACACACCTGAATCACTAGGCTTACAATTGCTATATGTTTTGGAAAAAATACAGTAAAGTTAGGAAAGTTGGTCCCACTTTGCCCGtctctgggttcccagcacctctATCTCAGGTTGTGCAGTTTCCTATTGATCTTCACCATCTGGAGAGCTTTTAGAAGCCAAAATCTGTGACCTGAGAAATGCAGTGGTGGTACAGGTGGCTGCCTCCCTTCCCAGAGCTGACCTGTACCTTCTAAATCCAGGCCTTTCCTGACCACCTGTGTGTACTGCCAGCCTCTGATGCAAGGTCCATGTCCAGAGAAAGAGATCCAAGGCTGTGATGAGAGCTGTGATGCTCTCCCCAAAGAGTCTTGTAAAACCGTGTTAGCCAGCTAGCTATGTATGACAGTTGTCAGTCCTAAGCGGCAGCTCAGGGCAGGTGGGTGATGTGTGTACTTCTACAACTGACTCAGGCTtcaccctcttctctctttttctctctctgtctttctttctctccaggaACTTTTAGGTTGAAATATGCCCCTCCAGCAGAAAGTCTGGACTCCACGGACtgatccctttttttttttttggcaacagAACATTTTATTAAGCCATGAAAAATCCCATAGAGAACTGAAGTCAAGTTGCTGTGGAGCCATGGAGACCTAAGGAAAATCCCATGGAGAACTGAAGTCGAGTTGCTGTGGAGCTTACTATTTTTAACCCAAAGGTGCTTTACTTTACTATACTGGATAGAGAATCTAGCATAGAAGTGCGTCAAACTCGATTTCATTGCCAAAATCCTAGTTTGGAGCTTGATATAAGGATTGCCTAGTGGACGTCTCCACAGCAGTGATGTGGCTACCACACAGTTGTTGCAGCATGGAGACTTGTCTCCTGAAGATCGCTGGTCCTTCTAGGCTCACACACAAATTCCAGGGCAGCTATGCACGACCTGAGTCAAGACTGCAGGTCGGAGTTCTCTCAAGTGGAGTTCCCCAGTCGGATCCAAGACCCCTATGGGTTAGGAAGTGCCAACTGGATTTTGCTGTTTCCTAGAGTGGGCGCCTCATGTCTGGCTTCTTAAGGATTGCACTACCTGACAAGGACCTCTTCATTCTGGGAGGCAGACTCTTCTGGGACCCGACAATGTAGGGGACTCCATCAGTGGGCATTGGAGTTGGCACCAGCAGGCTGCTCGGCCTAGTACACCCAAGGTCGCAGGGTGTCCTTCTGCAGACACTTGGAGCAGTTCcaggtttttaatatttttttctgtaaacaaATTTACACAATATTAGTAGATAAGACATAGCTCACTCTTGACAACTTCGTTTCTAAGGGTCCAAGTCCCAGGGAATCCAGTCACCGAGGCTTGAGACCACCCCTCCCATTGGTGGCTTTGAGCCTGCTCTCTCCAAacaagaaccaactcctgaggACACGGGAATGACTCAACTTTGTGAGTTGACTATAACCGATGGTCCTCATT contains:
- the Zcchc14 gene encoding zinc finger CCHC domain-containing protein 14; its protein translation is MVEKRCPLQRDGVYRWFSELPSPQRVEFLCGLLDLCIPLELRFLGSCLEDLARKDYHSLRDSEIKANNPADLGSLTNLTDEVVRSKLLVSLALLGSEQREAAGVLYRTLTHTDSIIHNYGLQLNEGRTGDEFLLLFTMASNHPAFSFHQKQVLRQELTQIQSSLNGGGGGGGGGGGGGGGGGKSAPGPGGALPTCSTCHKMAPRTETPVSSISNSLENALHTSAHSTEESLPKRPLGKHGKVSVEKIDLKGLSHTKNDRSVECSFEVLWSDSSITSVTKSSSEVTEFISKLSQLYPEENLDKLIPCLAGPDSFYMERNHVDLEAGLRYLASIPSHTLKHDHVRKFFSTSSPPQQLQSPSPGNPSLPKVGAMMGVSGRPVCGVAGIPSSQSSTQHHLQHSASVSASLPHCSHTGGAGSALAYRTQVDNSPTILMPSSLQAPQPQEQNGILDWLRKLRLHKYYPVFKQLTMEKFLSLTEEDLNKFESLTMGAKKKLKTQLELEKEKSERRCLNSSAPSLVTSSGVARVTPTSHVGPVQPGRSSHAAELRVEVEPPAHQLPREGSSSEYSSSSSSPMGVQVREESSDSAEESDRRVDIHVEGTDKEKPVMLLTHFPSSSARPTAQVLPVQNEAGSSPAGHHPLPPQLMPAASHLAPVRMLNSVHKSDRGSTDVKLLSSSVHSLLSLEERNKGPGPRSGTKVDKSFGGAVMDTLPSAAPHPPVQVLSGLVENNSVSPTVSFGPRAKVVHAATLDRVLKTAQQPALTVETSSATTGTPSTVLHVARPPIKLLLSSSVPADAAISGQTSCPNNGQISVPPAIINPRTALYTANTKVAFSAVSSVPVGPLQGSFCANSNTASPSSHPSTSFASMATLPSCPAPSSSPALSSVPESSFYSGGAGSSSPGNIPASSQNHHHHHHHQQPPAPPQPAPPPPGCIVCTSCGCSGSCGSSGLTVSYANYFQHPFSGPSMFTFPFLPFSPMCSNGYVSTQQYGGGSAFPVVHAPYSGSVTPDPVLGGQSTFAVPPMQNFMAGTAGVYQTQGLVGSTNGSSHKKSGNLSCYNCGATGHRAQDCKQPSMDFNRQGTFRLKYAPPAESLDSTD